In Erwinia pyrifoliae DSM 12163, the genomic window TAACAGCAGAAATTGTGGAATTCATGATACCTTAAGCCTCCGTCTCCACAGTAAGAACTTCGCTATGAATTTGAATTTCCGCGTGCAATCTGAGCAATCTGTGACCAACCCTCTGCCGCTGGTGCTGATCCACGGCCTGTTTGGCAGCATGGATAACCTGGGCGTGCTGGCGCGTGGGTTGAAGGACGATCGCCGTCTGATTCAAATTGATGTGCGCAATCATGGCGGTTCCGACTGGTCGGGCGAGATGAATTATGCGCTGATGGCACAGGATGTCCTTGATACGCTCGACGGCCTGCAGGTCGAACGTTTCGATGTGGTCGGCCATTCGATGGGCGGTAAAATCGCCATGGCGCTGACCGCGCTGGCTCCGGAGCGCCTGGCGGGCATCGTGGCGATCGACATTGCGCCCGTGGCGTACCGCACCCGTCATCATGACCAAATATTCAGCGCCCTGCAGGCAGTGACGGCCGCCGGGCTGACTGGGCGCAGCGATGCCGCCGCGCTGATGCGCGAAAGCATCGCAGACGATGGCGTTATTCAGTTTCTGCTTAAATCGTTCCATCAAGGTGAGTGGCGCTTCAATGTACCGGTGCT contains:
- the ybfF gene encoding esterase; amino-acid sequence: MNLNFRVQSEQSVTNPLPLVLIHGLFGSMDNLGVLARGLKDDRRLIQIDVRNHGGSDWSGEMNYALMAQDVLDTLDGLQVERFDVVGHSMGGKIAMALTALAPERLAGIVAIDIAPVAYRTRHHDQIFSALQAVTAAGLTGRSDAAALMRESIADDGVIQFLLKSFHQGEWRFNVPVLWQCYDRLIGWQPQPAWLHPVLFIRGELSPYLADEYRDELLAQFPQARAHVVAGAGHWVHAEKPDAVLRAIRRFFAL